The following proteins come from a genomic window of Hydractinia symbiolongicarpus strain clone_291-10 chromosome 2, HSymV2.1, whole genome shotgun sequence:
- the LOC130630191 gene encoding uncharacterized protein LOC130630191 isoform X2, with amino-acid sequence MTKRVLQKPAWKEALGASMRSKRLKLMPDKDNRFCCPVADCDSESYGSKRGCRKHVYNRHGWFYYFDKRPNIDEVLPHFSTRNRIKDPQRKRASTFSMPSFAKTCNLAVAFRTWLKSPGGGGKDHSQADQITCKVLKYAKYCCEDSPSVWEVPFPVIDYCVGSINMLSDFVDFLRDQWKVGFSGIIGYMNAIGHMLDYRRSTDVLTLINEYIDNVRRRLNPTNDYLLVCRNGKQLTRISDVFGRIVYQAIGKYINPTRYRQIIETESVAHLETKEQAILSQDQKHTSQVAKVHYQKTESRNIAAKARLCMDKLRDQTTCTLTVSEINSNTKNVKTSGSTLEHETPVQTRQKKVSFSAMEDKFLQAGLQKYGNAKWTSILADPNYSFHCSRKASTLAVRAKTKQFI; translated from the exons ATGACAAAACGAGTCTTGCAAAAGCCTGCGTGGAAAGAGGCATTGGGAGCCTCAATGAGATCGAAAAGGCTTAAGTTAATGCCTGATAAAGATAACCGCTTTTGTTGTCCTGTGGCTGATTGTGACAGCGAGTCGTATGGAAGTAAAAGAGGGTGTAGAAAACATGTCTATAACCGTCATGGATGGTTTTATTATTTCGATAAAAGACCGAATATCGACGAAGTACTTCCCCACTTCAGTACGAGAAATCGCATAAAAGATCCCCAAAGAAAGCGCGCCTCCACATTTTCAATGCCGTCTTTTGCTAAAACATGTAATTTGGCAGTTGCATTTAGGACATGGTTAAAAAGTCCAGGTGGTGGTGGTAAAGATCATTCTCAGGCCGATCAAATAActtgtaaagttttaaagtatGCCAAATATTGCTGCGAGGATTCTCCTTCGGTATGGGAAGTACCATTCCCTGTTATCGACTACTGTGTTGGCTCTATTAATATGCTTTCTGATTTCGTAGATTTTTTGAGAGACCAATGGAAGGTTGGCTTCTCAGGAATAATTGGCTACATGAATGCTATTGGGCACATGCTTGATTACAGACGAAGCACAG ATGTACTCACACTAATAAACGAATACATTGACAATGTACGACGAAGATTGAACCCCACCAACGATTATCTACTAGTGTGTCGAAATGGTAAGCAGTTGACGCGTATTTCGGACGTATTCGGTAGAATTGTTTATCAAGCAATTGGTAAGTATATAAATCCTACACGATATAGGCAAATCATCGAAACCGAAAGTGTTGCACACTTAGAAACAAAAGAACAAGCAATTCTTTCTCAAGATCAAAAACACACGTCGCAGGTAGCTAAAGTTCATTACCAGAAGACTGAATCGCGCAATATAGCTGCAAAAGCCAGGTTATGTATGGATAAATTACGAGATCAAACAACGTGTACTTTAACTGTAAGCGAAATCAATAGTAACACCAAAAATGTGAAAACGTCTGGAAGTACTTTGGAACACGAAACACCTGTTCAAACGAgacaaaaaaaagttagttttagTGCCATGGAGGACAAGTTTTTACAAGCTGGGCTACAAAAATATGGCAATGCAAAATGGACTTCCATTCTCGCAGATCCCAACTACTCCTTTCATTGTAGCCGTAAAGCTAGTACATTGGCGGTTAGAGCGAAGACAAAACAATTTATATAA
- the LOC130630191 gene encoding uncharacterized protein LOC130630191 isoform X1 → MTKRVLQKPAWKEALGASMRSKRLKLMPDKDNRFCCPVADCDSESYGSKRGCRKHVYNRHGWFYYFDKRPNIDEVLPHFSTRNRIKDPQRKRASTFSMPSFAKTCNLAVAFRTWLKSPGGGGKDHSQADQITCKVLKYAKYCCEDSPSVWEVPFPVIDYCVGSINMLSDFVDFLRDQWKVGFSGIIGYMNAIGHMLDYRRSTGTTEKNLSVFVAAEIYLHRVKKFLLRKMKAEWKCILSVEYLNSIDCWATLYDLQKVIPYHSEKYKQIVLNAKNASACVAAHDLSFSTSFIVAVLFLMVKASRPMTYQTLTVTMIKGVKEDGFIDQNVFKTAEKYGFDSLYFSIDVLTLINEYIDNVRRRLNPTNDYLLVCRNGKQLTRISDVFGRIVYQAIGKYINPTRYRQIIETESVAHLETKEQAILSQDQKHTSQVAKVHYQKTESRNIAAKARLCMDKLRDQTTCTLTVSEINSNTKNVKTSGSTLEHETPVQTRQKKVSFSAMEDKFLQAGLQKYGNAKWTSILADPNYSFHCSRKASTLAVRAKTKQFI, encoded by the coding sequence ATGACAAAACGAGTCTTGCAAAAGCCTGCGTGGAAAGAGGCATTGGGAGCCTCAATGAGATCGAAAAGGCTTAAGTTAATGCCTGATAAAGATAACCGCTTTTGTTGTCCTGTGGCTGATTGTGACAGCGAGTCGTATGGAAGTAAAAGAGGGTGTAGAAAACATGTCTATAACCGTCATGGATGGTTTTATTATTTCGATAAAAGACCGAATATCGACGAAGTACTTCCCCACTTCAGTACGAGAAATCGCATAAAAGATCCCCAAAGAAAGCGCGCCTCCACATTTTCAATGCCGTCTTTTGCTAAAACATGTAATTTGGCAGTTGCATTTAGGACATGGTTAAAAAGTCCAGGTGGTGGTGGTAAAGATCATTCTCAGGCCGATCAAATAActtgtaaagttttaaagtatGCCAAATATTGCTGCGAGGATTCTCCTTCGGTATGGGAAGTACCATTCCCTGTTATCGACTACTGTGTTGGCTCTATTAATATGCTTTCTGATTTCGTAGATTTTTTGAGAGACCAATGGAAGGTTGGCTTCTCAGGAATAATTGGCTACATGAATGCTATTGGGCACATGCTTGATTACAGACGAAGCACAGGTACGACTGAAAAAAATTTGTCGGTATTTGTTGCTGCAGAGATTTATTTGCACCGTGTTAAGAAATTCCTCCTTCGTAAAATGAAAGCTGAATGGAAGTGTATCTTAAGTGTTGAATATCTAAACAGTATAGACTGTTGGGCGACACTATATGATTTACAAAAGGTGATACCATACCAtagtgaaaaatataaacaaattgtgTTAAATGCTAAAAACGCAAGTGCATGTGTCGCAGCACACGATTTATCATTTTCGACTTCCTTCATAGTAgctgtattatttttaatggtGAAGGCTTCAAGACCCATGACGTATCAAACTCTTACAGTAACAATGATTAAAGGCGTGAAAGAGGATGGTTTTATAGATCAGAATGTCTTTAAAACTGCGGAGAAATACGGATTTGACTCTCTTTATTTTTCCATAGATGTACTCACACTAATAAACGAATACATTGACAATGTACGACGAAGATTGAACCCCACCAACGATTATCTACTAGTGTGTCGAAATGGTAAGCAGTTGACGCGTATTTCGGACGTATTCGGTAGAATTGTTTATCAAGCAATTGGTAAGTATATAAATCCTACACGATATAGGCAAATCATCGAAACCGAAAGTGTTGCACACTTAGAAACAAAAGAACAAGCAATTCTTTCTCAAGATCAAAAACACACGTCGCAGGTAGCTAAAGTTCATTACCAGAAGACTGAATCGCGCAATATAGCTGCAAAAGCCAGGTTATGTATGGATAAATTACGAGATCAAACAACGTGTACTTTAACTGTAAGCGAAATCAATAGTAACACCAAAAATGTGAAAACGTCTGGAAGTACTTTGGAACACGAAACACCTGTTCAAACGAgacaaaaaaaagttagttttagTGCCATGGAGGACAAGTTTTTACAAGCTGGGCTACAAAAATATGGCAATGCAAAATGGACTTCCATTCTCGCAGATCCCAACTACTCCTTTCATTGTAGCCGTAAAGCTAGTACATTGGCGGTTAGAGCGAAGACAAAACAATTTATATAA